From one Lycium barbarum isolate Lr01 chromosome 6, ASM1917538v2, whole genome shotgun sequence genomic stretch:
- the LOC132600383 gene encoding OVARIAN TUMOR DOMAIN-containing deubiquitinating enzyme 12-like isoform X3: MITHEQDPDVVRWGLQLFDSDPYSNCAYSGAMPQNSVDYYQDHYFKGDHFSTESSNEENHNFNAQCLQEELAQLSVAEPPSILHQMTEHTQTHFYPQDWFSQPMGNYNIGEENCDEEETNDRASTSCSSPGEESYTGEDWLYSLELTDEYDLDGEVGKRLNQMIPIPHIPRINGEIPSIDEATLDHQRLLGRLQVYELVEFKVQGDGNCQFRALSDQFYRTPEHHKFVRQQVVNQLKSCPEIYDGYVPMAYHDYLNKMSKDGEWGDHVTLQAASDSYGVKIFVITSFRDTCYIEILPTIQKSERVIFLSFWAEVHYNSIYPERDITAVEMKKKYLALADEQLESQDGYQ, translated from the exons ATGATTACGCACGAGCAAGATCCAGACGTTGTCCGGTGGGGTCTCCAGTTGTTTGACAGTGATCCCTACTCTAACTGTGCGTATAGTGGTGCCATGCCCCAAAACAGTGTAGATTACTATCAGGACCATTACTTCAAAGGTGATCATTTCAGTACGGAATCCAGCAATGAGGAAAATCACAATTTCAATGCACAGTGTCTCCAGGAAGAATTGGCTCAGCTTTCAGTCGCTGAACCGCCTTCAATTCTCCATCAAATGACAGAACATACACAAACACATTTTTATCCACAAGACTGGTTTAGTCAACCTATGGGAAACTACAATATTG GAGAAGAGAACTGCGATGAAGAAGAAACTAATGATAGAGCTTCCACTTCATGCTCTAGCCCAGGAGAAGAGTCATACACGGGGGAGGACTGGTTGTATTCGCTTGAATTGACCGATGAATACGATCTTGATGGTGAAGTAGGGAAAAGACTGAACCAGATGATTCCAATTCCC CACATTCCTAGAATCAATGGAGAAATACCGTCAATTGATGAGGCAACCTTAGATCATCAAAGACTTCTTGGCCG ATTACAGGTTTATGAACTAGTCGAATTTAAAGTTCAAGGTGATGGGAATTGTCAG TTTCGTGCTTTGTCAGATCAATTTTACCGCACCCCTGAGCATCACAAATTTGTCAGACAGCAAGTTGTGAATCAG CTCAAGTCATGCCCAGAGATATACGACGGATATGTTCCCATGGCCTATCATGATTACCTGAACAAGATGTCAAA GGACGGCGAGTGGGGTGATCATGTAACTCTACAAGCAGCTTCTGATTCG TATGGTGTAAAAATATTCGTCATAACATCTTTCAGAGATACCTGCTACATTGAGATACTTCCCACCATTCAAAAGTCTGAACGAG TTATCTTCTTGAGCTTTTGGGCCGAGGTTCACTACAACTCAATATATCCTGAACGAG ATATCACAGCTGTTGAGATGAAAAAGAAGTACTTGGCCCTTGCAGATGAACAATTGGAATCTCAAGACGGTTACCAATGA
- the LOC132600383 gene encoding OVARIAN TUMOR DOMAIN-containing deubiquitinating enzyme 12-like isoform X1: MSDVSASFPVLFDFVLLQSSTHFRHPYRTFFFSRTSCCIWIGWNQLKIAQMITHEQDPDVVRWGLQLFDSDPYSNCAYSGAMPQNSVDYYQDHYFKGDHFSTESSNEENHNFNAQCLQEELAQLSVAEPPSILHQMTEHTQTHFYPQDWFSQPMGNYNIGEENCDEEETNDRASTSCSSPGEESYTGEDWLYSLELTDEYDLDGEVGKRLNQMIPIPHIPRINGEIPSIDEATLDHQRLLGRLQVYELVEFKVQGDGNCQFRALSDQFYRTPEHHKFVRQQVVNQLKSCPEIYDGYVPMAYHDYLNKMSKDGEWGDHVTLQAASDSYGVKIFVITSFRDTCYIEILPTIQKSERVIFLSFWAEVHYNSIYPERDITAVEMKKKYLALADEQLESQDGYQ, from the exons ATGAGTGATGTTTCTGCTTCATTTCCAGTGTTGTTTGATTTTGTGCTTCTTCAATCGTCGACACATTTTCGACATCCATATAGGA CATTCTTCTTCAGTAGAACGAGCTGTTGCATTTGGATCGGCTGGAATCAACT TAAAATAGCTCAGATGATTACGCACGAGCAAGATCCAGACGTTGTCCGGTGGGGTCTCCAGTTGTTTGACAGTGATCCCTACTCTAACTGTGCGTATAGTGGTGCCATGCCCCAAAACAGTGTAGATTACTATCAGGACCATTACTTCAAAGGTGATCATTTCAGTACGGAATCCAGCAATGAGGAAAATCACAATTTCAATGCACAGTGTCTCCAGGAAGAATTGGCTCAGCTTTCAGTCGCTGAACCGCCTTCAATTCTCCATCAAATGACAGAACATACACAAACACATTTTTATCCACAAGACTGGTTTAGTCAACCTATGGGAAACTACAATATTG GAGAAGAGAACTGCGATGAAGAAGAAACTAATGATAGAGCTTCCACTTCATGCTCTAGCCCAGGAGAAGAGTCATACACGGGGGAGGACTGGTTGTATTCGCTTGAATTGACCGATGAATACGATCTTGATGGTGAAGTAGGGAAAAGACTGAACCAGATGATTCCAATTCCC CACATTCCTAGAATCAATGGAGAAATACCGTCAATTGATGAGGCAACCTTAGATCATCAAAGACTTCTTGGCCG ATTACAGGTTTATGAACTAGTCGAATTTAAAGTTCAAGGTGATGGGAATTGTCAG TTTCGTGCTTTGTCAGATCAATTTTACCGCACCCCTGAGCATCACAAATTTGTCAGACAGCAAGTTGTGAATCAG CTCAAGTCATGCCCAGAGATATACGACGGATATGTTCCCATGGCCTATCATGATTACCTGAACAAGATGTCAAA GGACGGCGAGTGGGGTGATCATGTAACTCTACAAGCAGCTTCTGATTCG TATGGTGTAAAAATATTCGTCATAACATCTTTCAGAGATACCTGCTACATTGAGATACTTCCCACCATTCAAAAGTCTGAACGAG TTATCTTCTTGAGCTTTTGGGCCGAGGTTCACTACAACTCAATATATCCTGAACGAG ATATCACAGCTGTTGAGATGAAAAAGAAGTACTTGGCCCTTGCAGATGAACAATTGGAATCTCAAGACGGTTACCAATGA
- the LOC132600383 gene encoding OVARIAN TUMOR DOMAIN-containing deubiquitinating enzyme 12-like isoform X2, with protein sequence MFLLHFQCCLILCFFNRRHIFDIHIGHSSSVERAVAFGSAGINSQMITHEQDPDVVRWGLQLFDSDPYSNCAYSGAMPQNSVDYYQDHYFKGDHFSTESSNEENHNFNAQCLQEELAQLSVAEPPSILHQMTEHTQTHFYPQDWFSQPMGNYNIGEENCDEEETNDRASTSCSSPGEESYTGEDWLYSLELTDEYDLDGEVGKRLNQMIPIPHIPRINGEIPSIDEATLDHQRLLGRLQVYELVEFKVQGDGNCQFRALSDQFYRTPEHHKFVRQQVVNQLKSCPEIYDGYVPMAYHDYLNKMSKDGEWGDHVTLQAASDSYGVKIFVITSFRDTCYIEILPTIQKSERVIFLSFWAEVHYNSIYPERDITAVEMKKKYLALADEQLESQDGYQ encoded by the exons ATGTTTCTGCTTCATTTCCAGTGTTGTTTGATTTTGTGCTTCTTCAATCGTCGACACATTTTCGACATCCATATAGGA CATTCTTCTTCAGTAGAACGAGCTGTTGCATTTGGATCGGCTGGAATCAACT CTCAGATGATTACGCACGAGCAAGATCCAGACGTTGTCCGGTGGGGTCTCCAGTTGTTTGACAGTGATCCCTACTCTAACTGTGCGTATAGTGGTGCCATGCCCCAAAACAGTGTAGATTACTATCAGGACCATTACTTCAAAGGTGATCATTTCAGTACGGAATCCAGCAATGAGGAAAATCACAATTTCAATGCACAGTGTCTCCAGGAAGAATTGGCTCAGCTTTCAGTCGCTGAACCGCCTTCAATTCTCCATCAAATGACAGAACATACACAAACACATTTTTATCCACAAGACTGGTTTAGTCAACCTATGGGAAACTACAATATTG GAGAAGAGAACTGCGATGAAGAAGAAACTAATGATAGAGCTTCCACTTCATGCTCTAGCCCAGGAGAAGAGTCATACACGGGGGAGGACTGGTTGTATTCGCTTGAATTGACCGATGAATACGATCTTGATGGTGAAGTAGGGAAAAGACTGAACCAGATGATTCCAATTCCC CACATTCCTAGAATCAATGGAGAAATACCGTCAATTGATGAGGCAACCTTAGATCATCAAAGACTTCTTGGCCG ATTACAGGTTTATGAACTAGTCGAATTTAAAGTTCAAGGTGATGGGAATTGTCAG TTTCGTGCTTTGTCAGATCAATTTTACCGCACCCCTGAGCATCACAAATTTGTCAGACAGCAAGTTGTGAATCAG CTCAAGTCATGCCCAGAGATATACGACGGATATGTTCCCATGGCCTATCATGATTACCTGAACAAGATGTCAAA GGACGGCGAGTGGGGTGATCATGTAACTCTACAAGCAGCTTCTGATTCG TATGGTGTAAAAATATTCGTCATAACATCTTTCAGAGATACCTGCTACATTGAGATACTTCCCACCATTCAAAAGTCTGAACGAG TTATCTTCTTGAGCTTTTGGGCCGAGGTTCACTACAACTCAATATATCCTGAACGAG ATATCACAGCTGTTGAGATGAAAAAGAAGTACTTGGCCCTTGCAGATGAACAATTGGAATCTCAAGACGGTTACCAATGA
- the LOC132600384 gene encoding ABC transporter G family member 28, whose protein sequence is MCMQKWQKNNALVQLFAIFLVFIVLTNQIAAQQTGKPESIQMLTQVLYSSFSNFTSLFDPGVTEELKFCIEDADAEWEAAFNFTDNTDFLRECVKLTKGDVLKRLCTAAEVKFYSQLLTKGGGRGNLKPNKNCNLSSWAPGCEPGWACSVGENLVNLKDAKEMPPRILDCQPCCEGFFCPRGLTCMIPCPLGAYCPLSNLNDDSGACDPYHYQPPPGQANHSCGGADVWADVQSTPELFCSAGFYCPTTALKIPCTKGHYCRTGSTTQSSCYKLAICESQSENQNITAYGVMFFGGITLILLIIYNCSGQVLSSREKKQAKSRERAAKSARETVQAREKWKSAKEIARKHATGLQSQLSRTFSRKKYVSQQDPHKVPSHARSRSEAALPPLPLGMSQAKAKKQTNLTKMVQELDEDPDSHEGFNIEIGDKNIKKPNAKQLQTKSQIFKYAYGQIEKEKALQEQNKNLTFSGVISMASDIEIRTRPPIEVCFKDLTLTLKGKNKHLLRCVSGKLSPGRISAVMGPSGAGKTTFLSALTGKAAGCTMTGVILINGKPEPMQSYKKIIGFVPQDDIVHGNLTVEENLWFSARCRLASDLPKPEKVLVVERVIESLGLQPVRDSLVGTVEKRGISGGQRKRVNVGLEMVMEPSLLILDEPTSGLDSSSSQLLLRATRREALEGVNICMVVHQPSYTLFRMFDDLILLAKGGLTVYHGPVKTVEEYFAGIGITVPDRVNPPDHFIDILEGIVKLPTTGVSYKDLPLRWMLHNGYPVPPDMLDSSGSRTSSVGENSADGGASPATATSDQSGGDMWSDVKSNVAQKKDRMKFNFLAWTDLSHRKTPGVLLQYKYFLGRVGKQRLREARIQAVDFLILLLAGLCLGTLAEVSDETFGANGYLYTVIAVPLLTKIAALRSFSLDKLHYWRESSSGMSGLAYFMAKDTVDHINTIIKPAVYLSMFYFFNNPRSSILDNYLVLLCVVYCVTGIAYALAIYFEPGQAQLWSVLLPVVLTLIARQDNGSFTGKLGNYIYTKWALEAFIIANAKRYSGVWLITRCGALSKKGFALDHWYPCLIKLILLGVISRCVAFLLLITFQKK, encoded by the exons ATGTGCATGCAAAAATGGCAGAAAAACAATGCCTTGGTTCAACTCTTCGCCATTTTTTTGGTTTTTATTGTTTTGACGAATCAAATCGCAGCGCAGCAGACCGGCAAACCCGAGTCGATACAGATGTTGACACAGGTCCTTTATAGCAGTTTTAGCAATTTCACATCCTTGTTTGATCCTGGCGTTACTGAGGAATTGAAGTTCTGCATCGAAGATGC ggATGCTGAGTGGGAAGCGGCTTTTAATTTCACCGACAACACGGATTTTTTGAGAGAATGCGTTAAACTGACAAAAG GTGATGTACTAAAGCGCTTGTGTACAGCAGCGGAGGTAAAGTTCTATTCTCAACTTTTAACAAAAGGCGGTGGAAGAGGTAACCTGAAACCTAACAAGAATTGTAATCTATCATCATGGGCTCCTGGATGCGAGCCAGGATGGGCTTGTAGTGTTGGAGAAAATCTGGTTAACCTTAAAGATGCAAAGGAAATGCCACCTAGAATTCTTGATTGTCAACCTTGTTGTGAAGGTTTCTTCTGTCCTCGTGGTCTCACCTGCATGATAC CCTGCCCATTAGGTGCGTATTGCCCTCTTTCAAATCTCAATGACGACTCTGGTGCATGTGACCC GTACCATTATCAACCTCCTCCGGGGCAGGCAAATCATAGTTGTGGTGGAGCAGATGTCTGGGCTGATGTTCAGAGTACTCCTGAACTGTTTTGTTCAGCGGGATTTTACTGTCCAACTACTGCCCTGAAGATTCCTTGCACTAAAGG CCATTACTGTAGAACTGGTTCTACAACTCAATCAA GCTGCTATAAATTAGCTATCTGTGAATCACAGAGCGAAAATCAAAATATCACAGCTTATGGTGTTATGTTTTTT GGTGGAATCACACTTATACTTCTTATTATATACAACTGTTCTGGCCAAGTGCTAAGCAGCAGAGAGAAAAAACAAGCAAAGTCCAGGGAACGTGCAGCAAAAAGTGCAAGAGAGACTGTACAGGCACGTGAGAAATGGAAATCTGCTAAAGAGATTGCTCGCAAGCATGCAACTGGTCTACAATCTCAATTGTCAAGGACATTCTCCCGGAAAAAATATGTAAGTCAACAGGACCCGCATAAGGTTCCTAGTCACGCTAGATCTCGTTCAGAAGCTGCTTTACCTCCCTTGCCCTTAGGTATGTCTCAGGCCAAAGCTAAAAAGCAAACGAACCTCACAAAGATGGTGCAAGAACTTGATGAAGATCCTGATAGTCATGAGGGTTTCAATATTGAGATTGGGGACAAAAATATAAAAAAGCCTAACGCTAAACAGTTGCAAACCAAGAGCCAAATCTTTAAATATGCATATGGTCAAATTGAGAAAGAAAAAGCTCTGCAGGAGCAGAATAAGAATTTGACATTTTCTGGTGTGATCTCAATGGCAAGTGATATTGAGATTAGAACTAGACCTCCCATTGAAGTGTGTTTCAAAGATTTGACACTTACTTTGAAGGGGAAAAACAAGCATTTATTGAGGTGTGTATCTGGGAAATTATCACCTGGCCGTATTTCTGCTGTTATGGGTCCATCTGGTGCTGGAAAAACAACGTTTCTTTCTGCATTGACTGGGAAGGCTGCTGGGTGTACCATGACCGGTGTGATTCTCATAAATGGGAAGCCTGAACCGATGCAGTCATACAAGAAAATTATTGGCTTTGTACCTCAAGATGACATTGTACACGGAAATTTAACTGTGGAGGAGAATCTTTGGTTTAGTGCTCGGTGCAG GTTGGCATCTGATTTGCCTAAACCAGAAAAGGTTTTAGTTGTTGAAAGAGTCATAGAGTCCTTGGGATTGCAACCAGTGAGAGATTCTCTTGTCGGGACAGTGGAAAAGCGAGGCATCTCGGGGGGTCAGAGGAAGAGAGTCAATGTTGGGCTGGAAATGGTTATGGAACCTTCTTTGTTAATCTTAGATGAACCCACTTCTGGATTGGATAGCTCTTCATCTCAATTGTTGCTTAGAGCAACTCGTCGTGAAGCTCTTGAAGGAGTGAATATATGTATGGTGGTGCACCAACCAAG CTATACTTTGTTCAGGATGTTTGATGATTTGATACTTCTAGCCAAGGGTGGCCTTACAGTATATCATGGACCAGTAAAGACTGTTGAAGAGTACTTTGCAGGCATTGGAATAACTGTACCTGATCGCGTTAATCCTCCTGATCATTTCATTGATATTTTAGAAGGAATTGTTAAACTCCCGACCACAGGAGTGAGCTATAAAGATCTTCCTCTCAGATGGATGCTTCATAATGGTTACCCCGTACCACCAGACATGCTAGATTCTTCTGGATCAAGAACATCGTCGGTTGGAGAAAATTCAGCTGATGGAGGAGCAAGTCCTGCAACTGCTACCTCCGATCAATCTGGAGGAGACATGTGGTCAGATGTCAAGTCCAATGTTGCACAGAAGAAGGATCGCATGAAATTCAACTTTTTGGCATGGACGGACTTGTCCCATCGGAAAACCCCTGGTGTATTGCTTCAATATAAGTATTTCCTTGGAAG AGTTGGCAAGCAGCGATTGCGAGAAGCCAGGATACAAGCAGTTGATTTTCTTATTCTATTACTTGCTGGACTCTGTTTGGGAACACTTGCTGAAGTGAGTGATGAAACCTTTGGAGCAAATGGGTACCTTTACACCGTCATTGCAGTTC CTCTTCTCACCAAGATTGCGGCTTTGAGATCATTTTCTCTAGATAAATTACACTACTGGAGAGAGAGTTCATCTGGCATGAGCGGTTTGGCGTACTTTATGGCTAAGGATACAGTTGACCATATCAATACAATTATAAAGCCAGCAGTTTATCTATCAATGTTctacttcttcaacaatccaagatCTTCGATTTTGGATAATTATCTCGTCTTGCTTTGTGTTGTATATTGTGTTACTGGGATAGCTTATGCACTTGCCATCTACTTCGAACCAGGTCAAGCTCAACTG TGGTCTGTGTTGCTACCAGTTGTTTTGACTCTCATAGCAAGGCAGGACAATGGCTCATTCACAGGGAAATTAGGAAATTATATCTATACAAAGTGGGCTTTGGAAGCATTTATAATTGCGAATGCTAAAAG